In Erigeron canadensis isolate Cc75 chromosome 7, C_canadensis_v1, whole genome shotgun sequence, one DNA window encodes the following:
- the LOC122607331 gene encoding E3 ubiquitin-protein ligase RDUF2-like, whose translation MPTTSFWCYRCTRFISLTNDNAVVCPHCEGGFVESVDAATPENRRRFLSGNINRSDLRFRRRNRRNTNSFSPFNPVIVLRAVADENSTAGDRGFELFYDDGAGSGLQPLPEMMSEFLMGSGFDRLLEQLSRIDISGLNRSEQTPASKSAVDSLPTISVTKCHVSTESQCAVCIETFDIGDIAREMPCKHIYHSDCIVPWLELRNSCPVCRYKLTTDSVATESTNSVVTESVTTESVVATESSPLNTTDVNINDRAIGLTIWRLPGGGFAVGRFTGGRRSEREVPVVYTEPDGGISEDSSSMSRRVMWERTRGQSGTAIGGMRRVFRSVFSFLGRRISSSSNDSELNGDSMTTSRSLSNSILSRMTTTRRSSSTRTWILDEQTGVSRL comes from the coding sequence ATGCCAACGACGTCGTTTTGGTGTTACCGTTGCACGCGTTTCATTTCTCTTACCAACGACAACGCCGTCGTTTGTCCTCACTGCGAAGGCGGTTTCGTCGAATCCGTTGACGCCGCCACACCGGAAAACCGCCGCCGGTTTCTGTCCGGCAACATCAACCGATCAGATCTGAGATTCCGCCGCCGTAACCGTCGCAACACCAACAGCTTCTCCCCGTTCAATCCTGTCATCGTTCTCCGCGCCGTCGCCGATGAAAACTCCACCGCCGGAGATAGAGGATTTGAGCTCTTTTACGACGACGGAGCTGGCTCCGGATTACAGCCGTTGCCGGAGATGATGTCGGAGTTTCTAATGGGATCAGGTTTCGATCGGTTGCTTGAACAGTTATCGAGAATCGATATTTCCGGTTTGAACCGGTCGGAGCAAACACCGGCCTCGAAATCCGCCGTGGATTCGTTACCGACTATTTCGGTAACGAAATGCCACGTCAGCACGGAATCTCAGTGTGCTGTTTGTATCGAAACGTTTGATATAGGTGATATAGCGCGTGAGATGCCttgtaaacatatatatcattctGACTGTATAGTTCCGTGGCTCGAGTTACGAAACTCGTGCCCTGTGTGTCGTTACAAACTAACAACAGATTCTGTTGCAACAGAATCAACAAATTCCGTTGTAACGGAGTCTGTTACAACGGAATCCGTAGTTGCAACAGAATCGAGTCCATTAAATACTACCGATGTTAATATTAATGACCGAGCAATTGGATTAACTATATGGAGATTACCTGGTGGTGGATTTGCTGTAGGCAGGTTCACCGGAGGTAGGAGGAGTGAAAGAGAGGTTCCTGTTGTGTATACCGAGCCCGACGGAGGGATAAGTGAGGATTCAAGTAGTATGTCTAGGAGAGTAATGTGGGAGAGGACGAGAGGACAAAGTGGAACCGCGATAGGGGGGATGAGGAGAGTTTTTCGTAGCGTGTTTTCATTCTTAGGAAGAAGGATATCGAGTAGTTCTAATGACTCGGAATTGAATGGTGATTCGATGACTACAAGTAGGAGTTTGTCGAATTCGATTTTGAGTAGGATGACTACAACCAGGAGAAGTAGTAGTACTAGGACTTGGATTTTGGATGAACAAACGGGTGTGTCGAGATTGTAG